A single Henriciella sp. AS95 DNA region contains:
- a CDS encoding carboxylate--amine ligase — MTDYNPDKGYIALLGWSLNAIDAMKKFDRRYIVVAPSWAKDYADKHDIPFMSWNFERLNENSFEIAQMLKDEGVDVAVPLYEETVEWAGAVNAVLLDNPRLLGQSMLFRDKSLMKRRAQLGGIRVGIFEEAHDRDDVERFLKRVNQTLLKQEGDDNDPIHIKAFDLAGCMGHRVVRTVEDVAEIPDSDFPVLMESHLDGWEFAAEAWIHDGKIRFLNISEYVRLGYSVFVPASPELEAMRDKVEAEIEKLIKTFDIKFGFIHPEYFIGPDDVMYFGEVAYRPPGFKVFELLERVYGFNAYQAMVMMFDPKTTEEEIENFLPTPVEDANGYAGCFGVYPRNRVVSRLEIPKETEDHPYFDWHELGEPMENKVSKRSAFGTHWGLVYFHGDDAVTMRDLLKAQEEVDFYV; from the coding sequence ATGACTGATTACAATCCCGATAAAGGCTATATCGCGCTTCTTGGCTGGAGCCTGAATGCCATCGATGCAATGAAGAAGTTCGACCGGCGCTACATCGTCGTCGCACCGAGCTGGGCGAAAGACTATGCCGACAAGCACGATATCCCCTTCATGTCGTGGAATTTCGAACGGCTGAACGAGAACTCCTTCGAGATCGCGCAGATGCTGAAGGATGAAGGCGTTGACGTTGCCGTCCCGCTTTACGAGGAAACTGTGGAATGGGCCGGCGCGGTGAACGCCGTGCTGCTCGACAATCCGCGCCTGCTTGGCCAGTCCATGCTGTTTCGCGACAAGTCGCTGATGAAGCGCCGCGCACAGCTTGGCGGCATCCGGGTCGGCATCTTCGAGGAGGCCCATGACCGTGATGATGTCGAGCGCTTCCTTAAGCGCGTGAACCAGACCCTGCTGAAGCAGGAAGGCGACGACAATGATCCGATCCACATCAAGGCCTTCGACCTGGCCGGCTGCATGGGGCACCGCGTGGTCCGCACCGTGGAAGATGTCGCGGAAATCCCCGACAGCGACTTCCCCGTCCTGATGGAAAGCCATCTCGATGGCTGGGAATTTGCGGCCGAAGCCTGGATTCATGACGGCAAGATCCGCTTCCTGAACATCTCCGAATATGTCCGGCTCGGCTATTCGGTCTTCGTGCCGGCGAGCCCGGAGCTGGAAGCCATGCGCGACAAGGTCGAGGCCGAGATCGAGAAACTGATCAAGACGTTCGACATCAAGTTCGGCTTTATCCACCCGGAATATTTCATCGGGCCGGATGATGTCATGTACTTTGGCGAGGTCGCCTATCGCCCGCCGGGCTTCAAGGTGTTCGAGCTGCTTGAGCGCGTCTACGGCTTCAATGCCTATCAGGCCATGGTCATGATGTTCGACCCGAAGACCACCGAAGAAGAGATCGAGAACTTCCTGCCGACGCCCGTCGAGGATGCGAATGGCTATGCTGGCTGCTTCGGCGTCTATCCGCGCAACCGCGTGGTGTCGCGTCTGGAAATCCCGAAAGAGACCGAAGACCATCCCTATTTCGACTGGCATGAGCTTGGTGAGCCGATGGAGAACAAGGTCTCCAAGCGCTCGGCCTTCGGCACGCATTGGGGGCTGGTTTATTTCCATGGCGATGATGCGGTCACCATGCGCGACCTGCTCAAGGCCCAGGAAGAAGTCGACTTCTACGTCTAG
- a CDS encoding TonB family protein, whose translation MWGQTSLPVSLTSAALAALVHAAIAAILLLLPVSAGTGEGLSETIIPVTLVAPAVEETPLPEPDPQPEPEPLPDPKPKPVPTPEPEPAVSPPPEQQPAPEAEAPPEAMDVIEDTDEPDMPAPPPPDPSAQEDGVALSPPAVDPAREPPRPSDAHDTADRDDAPMVSQAQASPPGDGRKRSGRDSDTAMTAYLVQVRQHLLQHAPKAISGARDCEVEFHLSPEGEVTSRAIRTSSGTPRYDRRCLKAVQSAAPYPTAPPDAKDNDLHFSILIRQPR comes from the coding sequence ATGTGGGGACAGACGTCCCTGCCCGTATCCCTGACGAGCGCAGCCCTCGCTGCGCTCGTCCATGCGGCTATTGCCGCTATCCTGCTCCTTTTGCCCGTTTCAGCCGGGACCGGCGAGGGGCTCTCCGAAACAATCATCCCCGTCACACTGGTGGCGCCAGCAGTCGAGGAGACGCCTCTCCCCGAACCGGACCCTCAGCCTGAACCGGAGCCTCTCCCGGATCCAAAGCCGAAGCCCGTCCCGACACCAGAACCAGAACCGGCAGTCTCCCCGCCCCCGGAACAACAGCCAGCCCCCGAAGCCGAAGCGCCGCCTGAGGCGATGGACGTTATAGAGGACACGGACGAGCCGGACATGCCGGCGCCGCCACCTCCGGACCCATCCGCGCAGGAGGACGGCGTCGCGCTGTCACCGCCTGCTGTCGATCCCGCTCGCGAGCCCCCTCGTCCCTCAGACGCACACGACACAGCTGATCGCGACGACGCGCCAATGGTGTCCCAGGCGCAGGCGTCGCCACCCGGAGATGGCCGCAAGCGCTCAGGACGCGACAGCGACACGGCGATGACCGCCTACCTCGTTCAGGTCAGGCAGCATTTGCTGCAGCACGCGCCCAAAGCCATCTCGGGCGCACGCGACTGTGAGGTCGAGTTCCATCTTTCCCCTGAAGGCGAGGTCACTTCCAGAGCCATCCGCACCAGCAGCGGCACGCCCCGCTATGACCGCCGCTGCCTGAAAGCTGTCCAGTCCGCAGCCCCCTATCCGACAGCGCCTCCGGACGCCAAAGACAATGATCTTCACTTCTCCATCCTCATCCGTCAGCCACGCTAG
- a CDS encoding TonB-dependent receptor, translated as MKTNLLCSTAATLLAATFPAPSAIAQSPTELPPIDAQDAETTQPTGPAGASAGGYSVAPEEIDKRRTSSADPLMLLSREPGVAVQSNGGIASLPILRGLADDRVGVLIDGQQATNYCPNHMNPVTSYIDASRVERVVVTPTLSPVSLGGDNIAGIISIETRTPDFSDGGVEVFGEAGLGYRSVSNGRSASLEANVAGEKVSARYEASWNRADNYEAGDGKEVRSTLYENYDQSLLLAARPADDVLFWIRIGQQGVPYEGFANQRMDLVDNKSNSVQLHGEGPVGAGRLTADASWRDVDHEMNFLSDKGGTSNGGMPMITKGEDISAKLKYELAVEGVGDLRFGAETFRASMDDYWPAVPGSMMMSPLDYVNINDGERNRTGAWAEWEAEPTPKWSTLLGVRYERVEMDTGEVQPYSYTGMMNMADAMAAMAFNAADRAREDDNVDVTAKATWKPTDTVAIEFGAAQKTRSPNLYERYAWGRGNMSTSMTNMTGDGAGYVGDIGLEPEVARSLAATLDWTDGKEDGRALRLSAWASQVDDYIDADPLGTLNDGLPILRFANHDAELYGFEASGTMPVWQSELGDTRLTGTLSWSKGTNEDTGDNLYNIAPLEGVISLENTKGAWTQALEVELVDEKDSVNALRQELETPGYVLVNLRLGGDIGRFTVNASIENLLDQDYDLPLGGIAFGDYKYEGSVGPFRQVAGPGRSVNLGLSVAF; from the coding sequence ATGAAAACCAACCTCCTATGCAGCACAGCTGCCACCCTCCTTGCTGCGACCTTCCCTGCGCCTTCAGCCATCGCGCAGTCCCCGACCGAACTGCCGCCCATTGATGCGCAAGACGCCGAAACCACCCAGCCAACCGGCCCGGCCGGCGCGTCTGCCGGCGGCTATTCCGTCGCCCCTGAGGAAATCGACAAACGCCGCACCAGCTCTGCCGACCCGCTCATGCTGCTCTCGCGGGAGCCAGGCGTCGCGGTCCAGTCGAATGGGGGCATCGCCTCCCTGCCCATCCTGCGCGGTCTCGCCGATGACCGCGTCGGTGTGCTGATCGATGGGCAGCAGGCGACAAATTACTGTCCGAACCACATGAACCCGGTGACGTCCTATATCGACGCCTCCCGCGTCGAGCGGGTCGTCGTGACGCCGACGCTTTCCCCCGTCAGCCTGGGCGGGGACAATATCGCCGGCATTATCTCCATCGAGACGCGCACCCCTGACTTTTCCGACGGCGGCGTCGAGGTCTTCGGAGAGGCCGGCCTAGGCTATCGCAGCGTGTCCAATGGCAGGTCCGCGTCGCTCGAGGCCAATGTCGCCGGCGAAAAGGTCAGCGCGCGCTATGAGGCCAGCTGGAACCGGGCTGACAATTACGAAGCCGGCGACGGCAAGGAGGTCCGCTCGACCCTTTACGAGAATTACGATCAGTCCCTGCTTCTGGCCGCGCGCCCGGCTGACGATGTGCTCTTCTGGATCCGGATCGGCCAGCAGGGCGTCCCTTATGAAGGCTTCGCCAATCAGCGCATGGACCTTGTCGATAATAAATCAAACAGCGTCCAGCTGCACGGCGAAGGCCCGGTCGGCGCCGGGCGTCTGACGGCCGATGCGTCCTGGCGCGACGTCGACCACGAGATGAACTTCCTGTCCGACAAGGGCGGAACGTCGAATGGCGGCATGCCCATGATCACCAAGGGCGAAGATATCTCCGCCAAGCTGAAATACGAACTCGCCGTCGAAGGCGTTGGTGATCTCCGCTTCGGCGCCGAGACCTTCCGCGCATCGATGGACGATTACTGGCCCGCCGTTCCGGGCAGCATGATGATGTCCCCGCTGGACTATGTGAACATCAATGATGGCGAGCGAAACCGCACCGGCGCATGGGCGGAATGGGAGGCTGAGCCGACCCCGAAATGGTCCACCCTGCTCGGTGTCCGCTATGAGCGCGTCGAGATGGATACAGGCGAGGTGCAGCCCTATTCGTATACCGGCATGATGAATATGGCCGATGCCATGGCCGCGATGGCCTTCAACGCGGCCGACCGGGCCCGCGAGGACGACAATGTCGACGTTACCGCCAAGGCCACTTGGAAGCCCACGGACACGGTCGCCATCGAGTTCGGCGCCGCCCAGAAGACCCGCTCGCCCAATCTCTATGAGCGCTACGCCTGGGGACGCGGCAACATGTCGACGTCGATGACCAATATGACGGGCGACGGCGCCGGTTATGTCGGCGATATCGGACTGGAACCGGAAGTCGCCCGCAGCCTTGCCGCCACGCTCGACTGGACAGATGGCAAAGAGGATGGCCGCGCCCTCCGTCTGTCAGCCTGGGCATCGCAGGTCGATGACTATATCGATGCTGACCCGCTCGGCACGCTGAATGACGGTCTGCCTATCCTGCGGTTCGCCAATCACGATGCTGAACTCTACGGCTTTGAGGCCAGCGGAACGATGCCGGTCTGGCAATCGGAGTTGGGGGACACTCGTCTGACCGGGACGCTCAGCTGGTCCAAGGGCACCAATGAGGATACCGGCGACAACCTCTACAACATCGCCCCGCTAGAGGGCGTCATTTCCCTCGAGAATACCAAGGGCGCCTGGACGCAGGCCCTGGAAGTGGAGCTCGTCGACGAAAAGGACAGCGTCAACGCGCTCCGCCAGGAACTTGAAACGCCGGGTTATGTGCTCGTGAACCTGCGGCTCGGCGGAGACATTGGCAGGTTTACGGTCAATGCCTCGATCGAGAACCTTCTCGACCAGGACTATGACCTGCCCCTCGGCGGGATTGCCTTCGGCGACTACAAATATGAAGGCAGCGTCGGGCCGTTCCGCCAGGTTGCCGGTCCGGGCCGCTCGGTCAATCTCGGCCTCAGCGTCGCCTTCTAG
- a CDS encoding DUF2946 family protein encodes MTAVTSSSRSRLMSLLGAFALIAFVVRGLVPAGYMLETSAEPGQFVKVAICHGDGGSGTLTLDLKTGKYVDTDDLPGQSDRDQTSSCPYAMTAFFSLPAVAVTLDKPVYESYAPALEFAVVAPGHGLAAPPPPPRAPPLSI; translated from the coding sequence ATGACTGCAGTCACATCCTCCTCCCGCTCACGGCTCATGTCGTTGCTCGGCGCTTTCGCGCTGATCGCGTTCGTCGTGCGCGGGCTCGTGCCTGCAGGCTACATGCTGGAGACATCGGCTGAGCCCGGCCAGTTCGTGAAAGTCGCGATCTGTCACGGAGACGGCGGCAGCGGCACGCTCACACTTGATCTGAAAACCGGCAAATACGTCGATACCGATGACCTGCCGGGCCAGTCGGATCGCGATCAGACGAGCAGCTGCCCCTATGCGATGACGGCGTTTTTCTCACTGCCTGCGGTGGCTGTGACACTGGACAAACCGGTTTACGAATCCTACGCGCCGGCGCTGGAATTTGCCGTCGTCGCGCCGGGTCACGGTCTGGCCGCACCGCCGCCGCCGCCGCGAGCTCCCCCTCTTTCAATCTGA